The Papio anubis isolate 15944 chromosome 2, Panubis1.0, whole genome shotgun sequence region GGGGAAATAATTTTCCCACAAGTGTTGTCCTGCAGTGACTTGGGAAGTACTCAAGCAGAGACAGAACTATAAAAATTCTTTGCAAAGACAGTTATTGGAATATTGTGCAGCTGATCAAAGACAAGCTGTGTCAGAACAAGAGATctgaaaagtacattttaaaaggcaCTGAAACCAATAGTAAAAATTCATATTGACTTTATTGACTGCTGAAGTTCAGTCTCATTCATCTTCCAGCCTTCTCTGATACTGTCTTTCTGAGGCTTTTCTACGGTAGACATCATCTGTATCAAACAAAAAGTTGCttagatttttaagaaacatatttaaaattaaaacaatctgAGTAATTTAACCAACAGTCTAGGTCTGTCACCTACTTCTGAATCTTGGCATTAATATTTAACTCAATGCCAAAATAAACTTAAAACTTGAGTTAGATGAGGACTATGATAATGGAGTTCTAGACTTAGAGTAAAAGTCAGTGTCTTGAAAGATAGAATCATGTCTTAGCACATCTCTTAGTGTTTTAAGCTTTCCCTCACTTCCTTCTCCCCCATAATTTCTATTCTGTGCTCTGAAGTCATCCTTCTTAACTAAAACCTGGCTCCTCAAAAGCACTTCTTGCCTCTCGGCTCTCTGATGCTCCCTCTCCCATACCCAGAAACCTTCAGGTGGGGAGAGGAGATCAGTTTCCTTGTTCCAGCTACTGCTTTGCCAGACCTTTGATTCTCCACCTTCATGTAAAGAATCttcttccaggctgggcacagtggctcatgcctataatcccagcacttcaggaggccgaaggtcaggagtttgagaccagcctggccaatatggtgaaaccccgtcgctactaaaaatacaaaaattagccgggtgtggtggcaggcacctatagtcccagctactcgggaggttgaggcaggagagtcgcttgaacccaagaggcagaggttgcagtgagccaagatcgtgcccccacactccagcctgggcgacagagcaagactctctctcaaaaaaaaaaaaaaaaaaaatcttcctcctTCATGGCTCATGCCATTTGTCTACCAACATCTTTCTTTGGCACCTGCTCTCCATCATGCCCCTTCAGTCACCAAAAGTGCTGGCCTCTAGCTCAGGTTCCTTGCCCCTGTCCTGTGCCTTCTCCCCAGATACCACTCTTACCCATGGGGATGAAGCTTACCCAGCCCCCTTCACCTTCAACATCTTCCAGTCATTTGCAGGGCTCCTCTGAAGGATTGCTGTTCATACCACAACCCCCATTACCTTTCCAGCCCTCCTGTCCTTGGACCTCAGGTTTCTTCCCCAGGCCTTCCGCCCCTGTCTTCCCCACTCAgctgcctctttttctctctcctggcaAATCAGCTAAAATTCTTTCATACTCTTGTCAGTATCTTAACTTCCTGACACAACCTCAAAACCCCAACCACTGATTAATCCAacttcctcccttccccatgCTTCACCCTGCTTGCTGTGCACTGAGGGGCCAATTGATGCCTCTAACTGGGTCCATTGAGGTGTCTGACAATCCTGTTTCCTCAGCCATGATCCTGACTCTTCTTCACCCACCCCGTAATGGCCATTTCCTCTATTCCTTCACAGAGGAAAGTCATCATAAGGAACTCTTCCAGCTAACTTCCAAGGGCTTACTCCTGTCACCCAGCTCTGGTCCCACCCTCTCCCACCCTCAAGGGTCCAGTATCTCCAGCCTCTCTCCACCCTCTCCTTCTAGATCATTATTTGTATATCCTGCAGTCTCTCCTAGAGGAAGGGGGTTACCTCCCCTTCACAGAGCCGGACTtctttaacctcttttcttttgtgATAACAAATCTTCCTGgtttccttccttgcctctctgGCCATTCTCAGTTACCCTTAAAATGTTggggtttgggaggccaaggtgggcagatcacctgaggtcaggagttcgagaccagcctgaccaacatggagacaccccatctctactaaaaatacaaaattagccgggtgtggtggcgcatacctgtaatcccagctactccagaggctgaggcaagagaatcgcttgaccctgggaggcagaggttgcggtgagccgagatcgcaccattgcactccagcctgggcaacaagagcaaaactcggtctcaaaaaataaattaattaaattaaattaaaatgttagcgtttggccgggcgtggtggctcaagcctgtaatcccagcactttgggaggccgagacgggcagatcacaaggtcaggagatcgagaccgtcctggctaacatggtgaaaccctgtctctactaaaaaatacaaaaaattagctgggcgtggtggcgggcgcctgtagtcccagctactccggaggctgaggcaggagaatggcgtaaacccgggaggcggagcttgcagtgagctgagatccggccactgcactccagcctgggcgacagagcaagactctgtctcaaaaaaaaaaaacaaagttagggTTTGACTTCCATCACAATTTGCTTGTGAATGGTTCACGAATCCCAATTTCTGGCCCAGATTTACCTCCTGAGCTTCAGCTCTGTATAACCATATCTACTTCATCACGTCCCAGATGATGCCCAGGATGGCCCTGCCTGTGTTCTGCACCTTCAGGAAATGCACCACCCCTGCCCCAGGTGTCCCACCAGAAGCCTCCACTCCTCATCTCCTGAGTCCACTCAATCACCATGCCCTGTCAGTACTACCTCTGGGCTGTCTCTTACTTCCACCCCTTCTTGGCATCCTTTCTGCCCCAACCTAGACCAGGCCACCGTCTCAACTGTAGACAGCCATACAGCGTAACTGTTCCTACCAATCTGTCCACAAGGAGCCATTCTCCACATGTTAAATCCTCTCCTTAAAATGAATCCTTGGGATCCATTCCTGATTCTCCAGTCCCTTTGCCACCCTGCCCAGGCACCCTTCTAGCCATCCCCACTTTGTTCATCTGCTTCAATCCCTCAAACACACAGCATACTCCCACACAAGTGCTCCTACCACTGCCATGGAGATGCTTTCAATTCCACACACCTTCCCCTCATCTGACTGACACCTACTCAGTCTTCAGGTCCTACTTTACTTGGTAGCTGCTTCCTGAAGCCTTCCCTGCACCATCTAGTCCAGTTGATGTGCCCAACCGAGATTCCTATGTTCCTCCCACTTCCTTCTCACAGCACTGATCACTGCGTGTGGTAACTGTCTTTATCATCTTCTTTCCCATTAGAGCTCTTCTGGGGTAAGGGACACCTCtgcctttttcatttcattcatgaatggatgaatagaagGACTAAGGATCTTTAGGAATCACTAACGTaacaattctttaaaatgtgGGTTGGCAATTCACAAACGATAGCGTTTCAGGAGAGGGGCAAAGCAGAAAGGGCCGAGGGGTTGGGGAAGTCCTGAAAGGAACTGGCCTGTCCAGAGCTAATGCTCAGTAATGCAGAGCCAGGCATTACCACTGTCTTTACAGTGCTGATCATCTGGACCCAGACCAAAGACCTGGTGCCAATGACTGCCCTGTAAAGGCAGTGGTAAATAGCAAAGTCAGGCAGATCAGCTCCCTCCAGAGTTTCGACAGATGAGTCCAAAGTGAAATGGCTATTTAGCAGGAGTTTCCCTGACCCCTCATATCCACCCCCTTCTACGATTGTTGTGAGCAAGTCTGTTCCTTAGACGATGTCACCGGCACGGGTGAAGGGCAGGCGTGAGAGGGCTGGAAGCACGTGATCTCGCCTCTAAGTGCAGGGAAGGTCGCAAGGTTGGACGCCAATGTGCCCGGCCTACAAGAGAGCCAGGCCGCCCTGACTGCCAAGCGAATGGAACTGCACTTGCCCAGCGTTCTGAGTGGAATGCGCACTTTGCAATCTGAGAATACTTCCCAGAAAAACGGATCCCTACGCCTCGTGCCTTCCTGAAAGCTGAGACTGCTACCCCCTCACTTACAGAAGGTCTCCTGGCCTACGCGCACTTTAATCATGATCCACTCCATCGTTCCTCCCAGGACAAAAAAGAAGGGCAGGAACCGGTAGATGCCAAGTCGCTGCTTCCCGGGCACCCGCTGCAGAATCCGTCTCACCTGGGCCCTGGTGAACATGCTCGACTGAGGTCGTGGAGATGGGTATGGCGGAACTACGCACTGGATCGCCCAGACGCAGCCAAGGCCGCCCCGCCCGTACTCGCCGTGTACGGCGGCCTGGGCTACTAACGAGCGCTGTATGGTACGCGTACGAGTGCCGGAAAGCTGGGCGCCGACCTCCTAAAGCAAGGCGGATCCACCAATCAGAATGCAGCGGGGGGGCGTGAGGTTCCGCCAATCAGAGTACGCAGGGTGCGCGTGCTCCCTGAGGCCGAGCAGGGCCAGAAGCTGCTGGCGCAGGCGCCTCAGCTCTGGAAGTGGGGCTGCCCAAAAGGGAAGGGCAGCCCACGTGGCGTCGGCCGGCCCcgccctctgcctccccagtgcGGGTCTGAACTCGGAGCTGGCAGCCGCGCCCCCTACTCTGCCACCGCCATTTTTATTCCTAATACCCAGAGAGAAGTGATAACCCTCTCGGATGGACTATGTACAGCACCACATTCCAAAATGCAATTATGCAATGCCTTGCGTTTATTTCGGAGATGTGATTGGTGCCTAGACTTCTGAAGTAACAGAATTTGATATGGAGTGTTGAAAGCTGAACTTTATCAATGATCACAGCAAAAATCTAAGTAAGCGCTACGTGAGATacctaaaattaataaaagctaTGTTGTATGGGGCACTTACCGTTCTACAGGAACTTGTAGGGGCTTTATTCACAACAATCGCAGAAGGGCAGGATAGTTAAAGAGCGTGCGCTCTGTTATCAAACCACATCCCTGCTCTACAGGTGCTCCCTTAGCCCATCTGTGCTTCAATTCCCTAAGCCGTAAAACGGTGGCCTTGTTCTGACGCTGTGAGAATGTAGTGCGGTAATAGGAATGAGGCACTGAACACAACCCTGGAGCATAGTAACTGATTAACATTAGTTAGAATATTCACTATGATGATAATGATTGGCAGAGCTCTTCCCATGTATTCCcaaatatggtttttgtttgttttttgagacaggatctcactctgtcatccaggctgaagtgcagtggcgcagtctcagctcactacaaacccctcctcctctgctcaagacatcctcccaccactacaggggcgcaccaccacacccggctaattttttaattttttgtagagacgggggtcccactatattgcccaggctggtctcaaactcctgggctcaagagatcctcctgccttggcctcccaaattgctgtaattacaggcatgagccaccgcgcccagtctgaAGGTGTATTCTTTACATGTATTCTCTTAATTGACTAAGAGGCTATGCCAGATAGAAGCAGGGCTCTGACTTAAGAGACTTCACTTGTCATTGCGTCCTCTCATGCTGCTGTGCTTGCTGAAGATAACTGAAGGGGGCTGTCACCCCATTACctagaactaaaataaaaactgcagGAACAGCTTTGAGAAGGGAGACAACTATTAGACAATCTAAGTAAATGAAAGCTTAGAACCAATGAGACGATTTGGTGATATGgccacaaaatatacaaaagcagACTGGAGAGAGCAAGCAGCGCCCCAGAAAGGGTCATAGGGCCCGCAGTGAGTAGCCTGAGCTGCCGCCTGTACAACCGGCTTTGGAGGGCCAGCCCGGAAGCCTCTTTCTTCTCCGGGTTGACTCCAcccaagcatgcacacacacaggcttgATGCTCGCTCCCATTTCTACAGGAGGTTTTGACGGCTGGACGCTGCAGAGCATCCCCTCGTCTGGAGAGGTTCACGTGTGGCCAGGTTCCCAGCACACCCACTAGTTCAGTGGGGCCCTGGGGGCACCGCCACACTCAAGCCCATCCTATGGCCTCAATCCTTACCAGTCCCCAGGCCATGGACTGCCACACTAGGTCTTCAATCAAGGTTCAGTGGAGTTTCGAATGTACACACACCCTGAAAGACAGCGAGGCCACCTCAGAAAACAACGCGTGCCCAGCTGGCACCCCTTCGACAGGGCCCACGGGTGCTGGGTCGGCCTCCTCCGGACCCGGCACACAGCCTGGTGCGGGCTCGGAATACGGATCTGAGCAGAAGAAATGCGAGTGGAGAGCGGTTCTGCGCAGGAAAGAGGAATTTTGTTGGAAAGCCTGGCGACATTGCTAGAAAAGACCACAGCATCTCACGAGGGGCCTGCGTCGGGAAACCGGGGGTTGACGGGTGAGTGTGGCCACTTACCGAGGTCAGAAACAAGCAGGCGCAGTGACCGTGGCCCACAACCCTGCAGCGCACGGCCCAGTCACCTGGTTGAGTTAGAAGGGGTCACCCTAGCGGGAGAAGAGTCTGCCTTAGTGGACGTCGGCTGCCCTGCAGGCCTCTCGGCCTCCCCCAGCGTGGGCCTGGCACCGGGGAGCGCGGGAAAGGCTCTTTTTTTGTTAGACCAGTGAGTGGACTGGCCTGGGCTCTGGTCAGTGGTCAGTCAGTCCGAGCCCGGAGACTGGGGACCAAGACCCCGGAAAGGAGCGCACCAGGACTGGGGGGAGAGGCGGAGAATCTGGGGTCAAAAGCATCCAGAGGCGCAGGGCAGGGGCGGCTGAGCCCCTGGCCGTGGAGGGCGGTGAGGACCTGGGGACGCCgggcggggtggggtgggtaCACGTCGCGCTCGCCTGCCCCTGCCGGCGCCCGGCCGTCCGGGAAAGCCCCGGTGACGGCCGCGCTTAGGCCCTCTGACAtccagggctggggccagggaAGGGCGCCGCCATCGCCGGCGTGACGGCCGAAGGGGGGCGCGCAGTCCTCCCGCCCCGCGCgggagactgggggagggggctggggagcCCGCCCCGCTCGGGCCGGCCAgacccggcccggcccggccccgccGGGTCCGGGGCCTCCGCCCCACGGGCCGAGGGGCGCGCCCATTGGCAGGCCGGGCTCCGCGCGACGCACCCATTGGCCGGCCGCCGTGAGGAGCACGAGGCCACGCCGTGGCGGCGGCGGCAGTCGGAGCgcgcggcgggcggcgggcggcgggcggcggcggcgggcggcgggcggcgggcggcggaGGCCGGCGGCGCGCGGTGGGCATGGCGGGTGCGGGGCTGCGGGCGGTCGCTCGGCGCTGGCTGCTGTGCGGAGGCCACGGCGGGCCGCGAACTGCCTCGTCCTCGCCCTCCTGCCCTGGCTGCGGCCCCCCGGGTCCCGGCGCCCACTGCCCCGGCGCCCCGCGCTCCGCGCCCGCCCAGACACCCGCAGGCGGCGCCGACCTCAGCGCGCACCTATGGGCTCGCTACCAGGACATGAGGAGACTGGTGCACGGTGGGTGAGCTGGGGCGGGACGTGCGCCAGGGTGTCTTCCGCGTGGACTGACTGACGGACCGAGCCCCAGGGCGCCGCTCCTCCGGGGAAGCACCCAGTGGGGCTCGCCGGGGCCGCGGAGCCCAAGGGCCAGGCTGCTTTTCGCAAGAAGTTCCGGCCGTTCATCCCGGGGGCCTCTGGGGCGCCCCGACGCCCGGGGGCGGGCGGGAGGTTTGTTCCCCGGCTCGGTCTGGGGAGTTCGGGGCGCCTTGAGCGGCTGCCGGAGTGCTGGGCCCCCGCCGTCTTCCTTCGGGGTCCCGCCCAACGTGAGGCCGCGGCGGAAACGCCCCCAACCCCTTGTTCTCGGCCAGCCCTTAGTTGGGGCGGGAGAGTGCTGTGGACAAAGCCAGCGAGCGGCGCCGGGCGGAACGGGCTCCTGGGGAGGGCCGGACCAAAGGGGACACCGGTTGGACTTCCCAGACACACCTCGATGTCGCCCTGGAGGTCCGGCCCCCTCTCAGCACGGGAAGCGAAGACTGGGAGAAACCAAGTCACCCCGCCCCCTGTAGCCCAGACTAGAGCTGCAAAGGGCACTTAACCTCCCTGTCCCTGCTCTCTCCCCCTGAGAAATggcttgaggaggctgaggcccctTCTTAGAGGGGGCCGGCTAGGGCTCACTAGTGAGGCCCCAGAGCTGAGAGTGCTGGACATCTGACTGCTTGTCTTCCTGCCTCTAGTGGGGCCCTGCTTCTGCAGCAGACAGATGTGGTTTGGGTCGTGACCCTATCACTGAGCAGCTGGGTGGCCCCAGGCAAGCCTCACCCTCTCTCAAGCATGAAACGGAGTCCTGGGGCCTCTCTGTCCCAGGGTTGGGTGATGACTGGAACCAGGCCAAGTGGGGCAGGGGAGCTTCCGGAGGAACCCCCAGGGGTGACGTAGCTTTCATTGTCTGATAAGACAAAGTGGCCCTGTCTGGAAGATTCCAACTGGCTAGACAAGGGTTTTCACTCCGGCTTTGTGGGGTGGCTGAGAATCACTTCTTGACCAGTGAAGGCAGAATGGTAAAGGCCCCTGAGGAATGGTCATTTTGAAGCCTTGGGCATCTGTCCACCCTCGAGGTCCCGGGTTGAGTTTGTGTCTGTGGAGAGGCTGCCCAGTGTTATTTATGAAGTCTTTGCTCTGGGCCTGGAGAAGACCCTGTGAGTATCCTGAGAGGCCTGCCTTGGAGGTTTCAGGGAGGAGCACGGGGATCTACTGGACATTGTCCTCCTGGGCCTGTCTGCATCTTTGGAGCCTCACAGCCCTCTAAGCTCCTCTTGTCATACAACGAGCAAAGTCATTTCCACCAAGATCCCATGGTGAGCACCACAGGAGCCAGCTTCACACCTTTGGGCTAAAGGTCTGCTTTGGGCTAATGCCTATGGGCTAACAGCATCGCAGCACGTCCCTCAGTCCACCAGCCCCCACCCGCCTGGCCTCAGTGTGGTGACAGTGGGAGGCTAGGCTGAGAGGCAGAGTGATTAATGCAGGTGGGGTGACTTGAATGGTGATCTCAAACCTGGTGCCTGTTACTGGGTGGTTTCGAGCAAGTGACTTCACCTCCCTGAGCCACAGTTTCTTCCTCCGGACGATGGGGGAATAAGTGAGACTGCCTCACAGGGTGAGAGTGAGGATTGAAGGAGACAAGCCTCTAAGACATCCACAAGTGTCATGGCTGCTAGGGAGCAGTTGGCCCTGGGAGCTGGAACCATGGGCAGGTGTGGGAGCTAGGGCTGAGGAGAAAGGAGGGCAATTGCTGGACATGCTGGGTGGGACACACCCTCAGCTGCCCCCCAACCCACACCACCTATGGAAGGGAACAGGCCGCTGTCGCCCCAGAGCCAAGAATTTTCTAGTCTAGAAATCAGGCCAGGCCGCCAGGCCCTGTGGCTCTTTCCCCATCCTGCTTTGTTCTTGGGAGGACTGTCTGCCCCTGGGCCCCTGGGAACATCCTTAAGGGCAGAGGTGAAGGCCAGGACTCTGCCAGCAAGAGGCTGCACTGGCAAGCAGACCCTCCGAGGTCTTCTGCACCAAGAGTCACAGTCACAGTTGGTACCTGGGAACTCAGAGCCATGGGAAGGGCAAGGCCCAGGGTCCTAGTGACACCAGAACCCTAGGCCTTGAGGCGTGGCTCAGAAGCAGCTCCCTAGAGCGTTGCAGTCAACTGTCCAAGTGAGGGCTCCTGTCTACACCCACGGATCTTTGGAGCAGCCACTCTGTACTGGCCCGGGGAAGCAGCCACACCTGATCCCCCACCCACACCCTGAACTTGGCTCCAAAGGAAAGGGGTGGGGATGGAGCCCTGTGTTCCCAGAGTGCCTCTGAGGCAGGTGCTCTGGGCACAGAGCACATCAATAAGGTGTCTGCCTGTTGAGTGCAGCAGCTGCCAGGCACACTGTGGGGCTTCCCTGGCCCTCTGGCCTGGCAGCTCCTGCTTTGTGATCGGCACTGGGGTTGTGGCTGAGACAGGGATCCCCTGGAGTCTTACAGCTGGGGTCCCTGCAAGGCAGTGCCCTGTGCATCTAGTCCTGCCTGCTCCCTTCTCCCTGCAGCCCCTGCTTCTGGAGGGACACTAGGAAATTGGGGACAGGATGCTCATAGGCTCAGGAAACATATCACCCATTTAATCCTGTATATGTGCGGGTGCAGAGTGAGATTGCTGCACAGAGTAGCACCTTCCATATGACCCTCTTAGTAATTCTGTAGGttggtacattttttttctttttaaaaatgttttcacagaGACAGGGTATCGCTATATGGcttagactggtcttgaactactgggtttcaagcaatcctctcgcctcagcctcctgagtagctaggactataggtgtgtgccaccatgccccacttgGTACAATTTTTCCTACCCTTTTAGAaactaggaaactgaggctcaagaggTGAGGTGACCTTCCTGAAGTCATAGCCATGAGAGCTCCCTCTATCATGGTCTTGTCTGGTTGACCTCATTGCATGTGGCCTTCCTAGCacatctcctttcttttcctttcccttccactTTCCCCATTGTACACACAGGGAAACCAGGGCAGGTAACGTGGGGCCTCTCAGCCTCGTCTGCCTCCTTGGGACCCCAGAACCCATGCTGCACAGTGCCCTGCTCAGCACCCTGCTGTGGGCCTCAAAGCCAACTGCACCCTCCTGGGAGCAGCCAGGGACTTGGGGTGCCCATGACCACATCCCCAGAAGGAGCAGCCCGGATAATGGCCCAGAACCTGACATCACGTCCTGCCTGTCGTAATTAGCAATGTTCCCTGGCTAGAGCCAGCAAATGTCATTATATGGGCTGGCGGGTAGCTGAAATCTGATTAGAGGGGCCTCACTCTCCCTGGGCTATGGGAGGTGCACAGAGCTGGCAGCCCGATCAGCAGAGGGACGCCCCCTCCCACTAATGTTCCTGAGCCCCAGTCCCAGCTCTGAGAAAGGTAGAAAAGTCAGCATCCATGGCCTCAGCTCCCTAGTCTGGCCATACAGAGCCAGCCACTCTGGGTTGGAGTCCTCAGTGCCCACACGCTATCCTCACACAtaatcccagggaggctgagagatGAGGCCAGGGGGCAGGGCAGGACCCCTGAGAGAAGCAGAGGAGCCACTGAATTGTAGGCGGCCCAGACAGTGATATTCCTGCATGGGTTTTGAGCAAGTGGGAGGATTTGCACTGTAGAGCATCCCAAAAGCAGCTGTTCTGGGGCTAGGCAGTGAGGAGTTAAGTGACTGCTGCCAAGGTTCTAGCATGGCCCTGTGTCTGATGGGGCTTAGTGATGAAGGCCTGGAGTATCACAGACTCAGTACACCTGGTGGGCTGCAGGAGATAGTGTAATGCAGGCAGGTGTAACCATGGGGAGGAGCTCCAGCCAGGGGCTCTGCCTTACCCTAACCacgtgaccctgggcaagtgacttctctctgggcctgtttGAGCATCTGCAGCACTGGAATAAGAGGAACCATTGTGGGGTGTTTCTGAGGCTCACAGGGCTAGTCCCCCACAGAGTGCTCAGGAGCCATAGCTGCCGCAGGGATCATCGTCCCCATCACTGCCTCCCTGCATCTCCTTCCTCTAGACCTCCTGCCCCCCGAGGTCTGCAGTCTCCTGAACCCAGCAGCCATCTACGCCAACAACGAGATCAGCCTGCGTGACGTTGAGGTCTACGGCTTTGACTACGACTACACCCTGGCCCAGTATGCAGACGCACTGCACCCCGAGATCTTCAGCGCCGCCCGTGACATCCTGATCGAGCACTACAAGGTGAGACGGGGGTCCTTGCCACCAACACACCCAGGGCGTGGAGGCCAGCCAAACCCACCTTGGCCTAAGCTCAGGGCTGAGTCGTAGGGCTTCCCTGGCCCTCTTGACTGGCCGCTGCCCTGGGCAGGTGGCTGGATTGACCGCCTGGGGTGGCCACCAGCCAGCAGGTCTGGCAGGGTTATTGGCTTAGGCCTGGCCGCTTTCCCCCGGCAGTACCCAGAGGGGATTCGGAAGTATGACTACAACCCCAGCTTTGCCATCCGTGGCCTCCACTATGACATTCAGAAGGTGAGTGGCTGGACCTGTATAGGGGCTCCCTCCTTGGCGTCCTCTTGGTATGGTCATTACCCCTTAATACCATCCAGCTGGGGTTCTGGTATGGGCTGAAAGAGGCTGGCTTGGGGCCGTGGTGAAACTGCCTCCTCACCGTCTGTCCTGCCTCCCTGATGCCCCCAGAGCCTTTTGATGAAGATTGACGCCTTCCACTATGTGCAGCTGGGGACAGCCTACAGGTCAGTTGGCTCTGCCCcgaccccacccctgccccaccctacACTGCTGTTCTGGCTCAGGACTACCTTGGACTGATGGTATCTTGGGCCTGCTCAGGGGCCTCCAGCCTGTGCCAGATGAGGAAGTGATTGAGCTGTATGGGGGCACCCAGCACATCCCACTATACCAGATGAGTGGCTTCTATGGCAAGGTACTCCATATCCCAGCAGCCAACTTGCCCCATGGACATGTGCCCAAGTCCCAAGGCAGATTTGGAGCCCTCATCTCCAGCACTGAAGTGGGTGGGGCCTCAAAGGGTGTCTGAAACAATGGCCCCCTCCCCAGGGTCCCTCCATTA contains the following coding sequences:
- the SMIM4 gene encoding small integral membrane protein 4, whose amino-acid sequence is MFTRAQVRRILQRVPGKQRLGIYRFLPFFFVLGGTMEWIMIKVRVGQETFYDVYRRKASERQYQRRLEDE